One genomic region from Rattus norvegicus strain BN/NHsdMcwi chromosome 10, GRCr8, whole genome shotgun sequence encodes:
- the Scpep1 gene encoding retinoid-inducible serine carboxypeptidase isoform X3 produces the protein MELSRRICLVRLWLLLLSFLLGFSAGSALNWREQEGKEVWDYVTVREDARMFWWLYYATNPCKNFSELPLVMWLQGGPGGSSTGFGNFEEIGPLDTRLKPRNTTWAIQQGTIKCNFSGVALGDSWISPVDSVLSWGPYLYSVSLLDNKGLAEVSDIAEQVLNAVNKGFYKEATQLWGKAEMIIEKNTDGVNFYNILTKSTPDTSMESSLEFFRSPLVRLCQRHVRHLQGDALSQLMNGPIKKKLKIIPDDVSWGAQSSSVFISMEEDFMKPVIDIVDTLLELGVNVTVYNGQLDLIVDTIGQESWVQKLKWPQLSRFNQLKWKALYTNPKSSETSAFVKSYENLAFYWILKAGHMVPADQGDMALKMMRLVTQQE, from the exons ATGGAGCTGTCGCGGCGGATTTGTCTCGTCCGACTGTGGCTGTTGCTACTGTCGTTCTTGCTGGGCTTCAGCGCGG GATCTGCCCTCAACTGGCGGGAACAAGAAGGCAAGGAAGTATGGGATTACGTGACTGTTCGAGAGGATGCACGCATGTTCTGGTGGCTCTACTATGCCACCAACCCTTGCAAGAACTTCTCAGAGCTGCCTCTGGTCATGTGGCTTCAG GGTGGTCCAGGTGGTTCTAGCACTGGATTTGGAAACTTTGAGGAAATCGGCCCTCTTGACACCCGACTCAAGCCACGGAACACTACCTGG GCTATTCAGCAAGGGACCATCAAGTGCAACTTCTCTGGGGTTGCTTTGGGTGACTCCTGGATCTCCCCTGTGG ATTCAGTGCTGTCCTGGGGACCTTACCTGTACAGCGTG TCTCTCCTTGATAATAAAGGCTTGGCTGAGGTGTCCGACATTGCGGAGCAAGTCCTCAATGCTGTAAACAAGGGCTTCTACAAGGAAGCCACTCAGCTGTGGGGGAAAGCAGAAATGATCATTGAAAAG AACACCGACGGGGTAAACTTCTATAACATCTTAACTAAAAGCACCCCCGACACCTCTATGGAGTCGAGCCTCGAGTTCTTCCGGAGCCCCTTAG TTCGTCTCTGTCAGCGCCACGTGAGACACCTACAAGGAGACGCCTTAAGTCAGCTCATGAACGGTCCCATCAAAAAGAAGCTCAAAATTATCCCTGACGATGTCTCCTGGGGAG CCCAGTCGTCCTCCGTCTTCATAAGCATGGAAGAGGACTTCATGAAGCCTGTCATCGACATCGTGGATACGTTGCTGGAACTCGGGGTCAATGTGACTGTGTACAATGGGCAGCTGGATCTCATTGTGGACACCATAG GTCAGGAGTCCTGGGTTCAGAAGCTGAAGTGGCCACAGCTGTCCAGATTCAATCAGCTAAAATGGAAGGCCCTGTACACCAATCCTAAGTCTTCAGAAACATCTGCGTTTGTCAAGTCCTATGAGAACCTAGCGTTCTACTGGATCCTAAAGGCGGGTCACATG gttcctgctgacCAAGGGGACATGGCTCTGAAGATGATGAGGCTGGTTACTCAGCAGGAGTAG
- the Scpep1 gene encoding retinoid-inducible serine carboxypeptidase isoform X2 — protein sequence MTFSTELGTHLECSTPSSLPLQNSSGNDSELPFSGSALNWREQEGKEVWDYVTVREDARMFWWLYYATNPCKNFSELPLVMWLQGGPGGSSTGFGNFEEIGPLDTRLKPRNTTWAIQQGTIKCNFSGVALGDSWISPVDSVLSWGPYLYSVSLLDNKGLAEVSDIAEQVLNAVNKGFYKEATQLWGKAEMIIEKNTDGVNFYNILTKSTPDTSMESSLEFFRSPLVRLCQRHVRHLQGDALSQLMNGPIKKKLKIIPDDVSWGAQSSSVFISMEEDFMKPVIDIVDTLLELGVNVTVYNGQLDLIVDTIGQESWVQKLKWPQLSRFNQLKWKALYTNPKSSETSAFVKSYENLAFYWILKAGHMVPADQGDMALKMMRLVTQQE from the exons ATGACCTTCTCTACCGAACTTGGAACTCACCTGGAGTGCTCTACCCCATCATCTTTACCACTTCAGAACTCCTCAGGAAATGACTCTGAGCTCCCGTTTTCAGGATCTGCCCTCAACTGGCGGGAACAAGAAGGCAAGGAAGTATGGGATTACGTGACTGTTCGAGAGGATGCACGCATGTTCTGGTGGCTCTACTATGCCACCAACCCTTGCAAGAACTTCTCAGAGCTGCCTCTGGTCATGTGGCTTCAG GGTGGTCCAGGTGGTTCTAGCACTGGATTTGGAAACTTTGAGGAAATCGGCCCTCTTGACACCCGACTCAAGCCACGGAACACTACCTGG GCTATTCAGCAAGGGACCATCAAGTGCAACTTCTCTGGGGTTGCTTTGGGTGACTCCTGGATCTCCCCTGTGG ATTCAGTGCTGTCCTGGGGACCTTACCTGTACAGCGTG TCTCTCCTTGATAATAAAGGCTTGGCTGAGGTGTCCGACATTGCGGAGCAAGTCCTCAATGCTGTAAACAAGGGCTTCTACAAGGAAGCCACTCAGCTGTGGGGGAAAGCAGAAATGATCATTGAAAAG AACACCGACGGGGTAAACTTCTATAACATCTTAACTAAAAGCACCCCCGACACCTCTATGGAGTCGAGCCTCGAGTTCTTCCGGAGCCCCTTAG TTCGTCTCTGTCAGCGCCACGTGAGACACCTACAAGGAGACGCCTTAAGTCAGCTCATGAACGGTCCCATCAAAAAGAAGCTCAAAATTATCCCTGACGATGTCTCCTGGGGAG CCCAGTCGTCCTCCGTCTTCATAAGCATGGAAGAGGACTTCATGAAGCCTGTCATCGACATCGTGGATACGTTGCTGGAACTCGGGGTCAATGTGACTGTGTACAATGGGCAGCTGGATCTCATTGTGGACACCATAG GTCAGGAGTCCTGGGTTCAGAAGCTGAAGTGGCCACAGCTGTCCAGATTCAATCAGCTAAAATGGAAGGCCCTGTACACCAATCCTAAGTCTTCAGAAACATCTGCGTTTGTCAAGTCCTATGAGAACCTAGCGTTCTACTGGATCCTAAAGGCGGGTCACATG gttcctgctgacCAAGGGGACATGGCTCTGAAGATGATGAGGCTGGTTACTCAGCAGGAGTAG
- the Scpep1 gene encoding retinoid-inducible serine carboxypeptidase isoform X1, which yields MTFSTELGTHLECSTPSSLPLQNSSGNDSELPFSGSALNWREQEGKEVWDYVTVREDARMFWWLYYATNPCKNFSELPLVMWLQGGPGGSSTGFGNFEEIGPLDTRLKPRNTTWLQWASLLFVDNPVGTGFSYVNTTDAYAKDLDTVASDMMVLLKSFFDCHKEFQTVPFYIFSESYGGKMAAGISLELHKAIQQGTIKCNFSGVALGDSWISPVDSVLSWGPYLYSVSLLDNKGLAEVSDIAEQVLNAVNKGFYKEATQLWGKAEMIIEKNTDGVNFYNILTKSTPDTSMESSLEFFRSPLVRLCQRHVRHLQGDALSQLMNGPIKKKLKIIPDDVSWGAQSSSVFISMEEDFMKPVIDIVDTLLELGVNVTVYNGQLDLIVDTIGQESWVQKLKWPQLSRFNQLKWKALYTNPKSSETSAFVKSYENLAFYWILKAGHMVPADQGDMALKMMRLVTQQE from the exons ATGACCTTCTCTACCGAACTTGGAACTCACCTGGAGTGCTCTACCCCATCATCTTTACCACTTCAGAACTCCTCAGGAAATGACTCTGAGCTCCCGTTTTCAGGATCTGCCCTCAACTGGCGGGAACAAGAAGGCAAGGAAGTATGGGATTACGTGACTGTTCGAGAGGATGCACGCATGTTCTGGTGGCTCTACTATGCCACCAACCCTTGCAAGAACTTCTCAGAGCTGCCTCTGGTCATGTGGCTTCAG GGTGGTCCAGGTGGTTCTAGCACTGGATTTGGAAACTTTGAGGAAATCGGCCCTCTTGACACCCGACTCAAGCCACGGAACACTACCTGG CTGCAGTGGGCCAGTCTCCTGTTCGTGGACAATCCTGTGGGCACGGGCTTCAGTTACGTGAACACGACAGATGCCTACGCAAAGGACCTGGACACGGTGGCTTCCGACATGATGGTCCTCCTGAAATCCTTCTTTGATTGTCATAAAGAATTCCAG ACGGTTCCGTTctacattttctcagaatcctaCGGAGGAAAGATGGCTGCTGGCATCAGTTTAGAACTTCACAAG GCTATTCAGCAAGGGACCATCAAGTGCAACTTCTCTGGGGTTGCTTTGGGTGACTCCTGGATCTCCCCTGTGG ATTCAGTGCTGTCCTGGGGACCTTACCTGTACAGCGTG TCTCTCCTTGATAATAAAGGCTTGGCTGAGGTGTCCGACATTGCGGAGCAAGTCCTCAATGCTGTAAACAAGGGCTTCTACAAGGAAGCCACTCAGCTGTGGGGGAAAGCAGAAATGATCATTGAAAAG AACACCGACGGGGTAAACTTCTATAACATCTTAACTAAAAGCACCCCCGACACCTCTATGGAGTCGAGCCTCGAGTTCTTCCGGAGCCCCTTAG TTCGTCTCTGTCAGCGCCACGTGAGACACCTACAAGGAGACGCCTTAAGTCAGCTCATGAACGGTCCCATCAAAAAGAAGCTCAAAATTATCCCTGACGATGTCTCCTGGGGAG CCCAGTCGTCCTCCGTCTTCATAAGCATGGAAGAGGACTTCATGAAGCCTGTCATCGACATCGTGGATACGTTGCTGGAACTCGGGGTCAATGTGACTGTGTACAATGGGCAGCTGGATCTCATTGTGGACACCATAG GTCAGGAGTCCTGGGTTCAGAAGCTGAAGTGGCCACAGCTGTCCAGATTCAATCAGCTAAAATGGAAGGCCCTGTACACCAATCCTAAGTCTTCAGAAACATCTGCGTTTGTCAAGTCCTATGAGAACCTAGCGTTCTACTGGATCCTAAAGGCGGGTCACATG gttcctgctgacCAAGGGGACATGGCTCTGAAGATGATGAGGCTGGTTACTCAGCAGGAGTAG
- the Scpep1 gene encoding retinoid-inducible serine carboxypeptidase precursor — translation MELSRRICLVRLWLLLLSFLLGFSAGSALNWREQEGKEVWDYVTVREDARMFWWLYYATNPCKNFSELPLVMWLQGGPGGSSTGFGNFEEIGPLDTRLKPRNTTWLQWASLLFVDNPVGTGFSYVNTTDAYAKDLDTVASDMMVLLKSFFDCHKEFQTVPFYIFSESYGGKMAAGISLELHKAIQQGTIKCNFSGVALGDSWISPVDSVLSWGPYLYSVSLLDNKGLAEVSDIAEQVLNAVNKGFYKEATQLWGKAEMIIEKNTDGVNFYNILTKSTPDTSMESSLEFFRSPLVRLCQRHVRHLQGDALSQLMNGPIKKKLKIIPDDVSWGAQSSSVFISMEEDFMKPVIDIVDTLLELGVNVTVYNGQLDLIVDTIGQESWVQKLKWPQLSRFNQLKWKALYTNPKSSETSAFVKSYENLAFYWILKAGHMVPADQGDMALKMMRLVTQQE, via the exons ATGGAGCTGTCGCGGCGGATTTGTCTCGTCCGACTGTGGCTGTTGCTACTGTCGTTCTTGCTGGGCTTCAGCGCGG GATCTGCCCTCAACTGGCGGGAACAAGAAGGCAAGGAAGTATGGGATTACGTGACTGTTCGAGAGGATGCACGCATGTTCTGGTGGCTCTACTATGCCACCAACCCTTGCAAGAACTTCTCAGAGCTGCCTCTGGTCATGTGGCTTCAG GGTGGTCCAGGTGGTTCTAGCACTGGATTTGGAAACTTTGAGGAAATCGGCCCTCTTGACACCCGACTCAAGCCACGGAACACTACCTGG CTGCAGTGGGCCAGTCTCCTGTTCGTGGACAATCCTGTGGGCACGGGCTTCAGTTACGTGAACACGACAGATGCCTACGCAAAGGACCTGGACACGGTGGCTTCCGACATGATGGTCCTCCTGAAATCCTTCTTTGATTGTCATAAAGAATTCCAG ACGGTTCCGTTctacattttctcagaatcctaCGGAGGAAAGATGGCTGCTGGCATCAGTTTAGAACTTCACAAG GCTATTCAGCAAGGGACCATCAAGTGCAACTTCTCTGGGGTTGCTTTGGGTGACTCCTGGATCTCCCCTGTGG ATTCAGTGCTGTCCTGGGGACCTTACCTGTACAGCGTG TCTCTCCTTGATAATAAAGGCTTGGCTGAGGTGTCCGACATTGCGGAGCAAGTCCTCAATGCTGTAAACAAGGGCTTCTACAAGGAAGCCACTCAGCTGTGGGGGAAAGCAGAAATGATCATTGAAAAG AACACCGACGGGGTAAACTTCTATAACATCTTAACTAAAAGCACCCCCGACACCTCTATGGAGTCGAGCCTCGAGTTCTTCCGGAGCCCCTTAG TTCGTCTCTGTCAGCGCCACGTGAGACACCTACAAGGAGACGCCTTAAGTCAGCTCATGAACGGTCCCATCAAAAAGAAGCTCAAAATTATCCCTGACGATGTCTCCTGGGGAG CCCAGTCGTCCTCCGTCTTCATAAGCATGGAAGAGGACTTCATGAAGCCTGTCATCGACATCGTGGATACGTTGCTGGAACTCGGGGTCAATGTGACTGTGTACAATGGGCAGCTGGATCTCATTGTGGACACCATAG GTCAGGAGTCCTGGGTTCAGAAGCTGAAGTGGCCACAGCTGTCCAGATTCAATCAGCTAAAATGGAAGGCCCTGTACACCAATCCTAAGTCTTCAGAAACATCTGCGTTTGTCAAGTCCTATGAGAACCTAGCGTTCTACTGGATCCTAAAGGCGGGTCACATG gttcctgctgacCAAGGGGACATGGCTCTGAAGATGATGAGGCTGGTTACTCAGCAGGAGTAG